One stretch of Roseimicrobium sp. ORNL1 DNA includes these proteins:
- a CDS encoding serine/threonine-protein kinase — protein sequence MKSEKDPHSLAAMTPPGEQEQPPVDPFDLGAFKPPSIEELDQQIPSYEFLEFIDRGGMGAVYRAKQRSLNRIVAVKLLPMSLRNRRVFAERFGREARALALLNHPNIVSVYDSGEASGGCLYYAMEYVKGTNLRRFMKEGRATAKQLLGIAMQVCEALQFAHSRGVVHRDVKPANILIDENGRVKVADFGLAKVIGAPPQHLLTGASDALGTPDYMAPEAVTRDFEVDHRADIYSLGVMLYEMLTNHVPKGAWEPPSRAVGVDERFDEVVSRALQVDPKRRYQSVGDLSTIVRQLIEPAAGAPPTSTALDRTPVPVIPGPPASPSATTVHLRKKPRGVRWSNVLWGFATVCLLATGYFLFGGSKRSVEKVRHLFFGPPVVEDSIVMPLALLSAQTPSERREAQVALAKFVFQQGGFVNVMTDTLQQPLMGSAYELRKESQLPAERFAIWRVSMHEAPWFDDADLSALVDYCVMAKSVQNLNLASTNITPAGVAHLVKMSDSLTSLNLKDTRGFSAESIQALSSLKNLELLRINSIVSDPMNVDVGPEMRLMDQLREEIPRLKISEY from the coding sequence ATGAAATCAGAGAAGGATCCCCATAGTCTGGCTGCCATGACCCCGCCAGGGGAGCAAGAACAGCCCCCGGTGGATCCCTTTGATCTGGGAGCCTTCAAGCCACCGTCCATTGAGGAACTGGACCAGCAGATCCCATCCTATGAGTTCCTGGAGTTCATCGACCGTGGTGGCATGGGCGCGGTGTACCGTGCCAAGCAACGGAGCTTGAATCGCATTGTGGCGGTGAAGCTGCTGCCGATGTCCCTCCGCAATCGCCGGGTGTTCGCCGAGCGGTTCGGTCGTGAAGCCCGCGCACTGGCGCTGCTCAATCACCCGAACATCGTCTCGGTGTACGACTCGGGCGAGGCCAGCGGAGGCTGCCTCTACTACGCGATGGAGTATGTGAAGGGCACGAACCTGCGCCGCTTCATGAAGGAGGGCCGGGCCACCGCGAAGCAGCTTCTGGGCATCGCCATGCAGGTGTGCGAGGCCCTGCAGTTCGCGCATTCCCGTGGTGTAGTACACCGTGATGTGAAGCCCGCGAACATCCTCATCGATGAAAACGGGCGGGTGAAGGTGGCGGACTTCGGCCTGGCAAAGGTGATCGGCGCCCCTCCCCAGCATCTGCTCACCGGCGCCAGTGATGCCCTCGGCACGCCGGACTACATGGCGCCGGAGGCAGTGACGCGTGACTTCGAAGTGGATCACCGCGCGGACATCTACTCCCTCGGGGTGATGCTTTATGAAATGCTCACCAACCATGTGCCCAAGGGGGCATGGGAGCCGCCCTCCCGTGCCGTGGGGGTGGATGAGAGGTTTGATGAAGTGGTGAGTCGTGCGCTCCAGGTGGATCCCAAGCGGCGCTACCAGAGCGTGGGTGACCTCAGCACCATCGTGCGCCAGTTGATTGAGCCGGCTGCAGGAGCGCCTCCCACCAGCACAGCGCTGGACCGCACTCCGGTGCCCGTGATTCCGGGTCCTCCGGCCAGTCCCTCCGCGACCACGGTGCATCTGCGGAAAAAGCCGCGGGGTGTCCGCTGGAGCAATGTGCTGTGGGGATTTGCCACGGTGTGCCTCCTCGCCACCGGTTATTTCCTCTTTGGTGGTTCCAAGCGATCCGTTGAAAAAGTGAGGCACTTGTTCTTCGGTCCGCCTGTCGTGGAGGACTCGATTGTGATGCCCCTCGCATTATTGTCCGCGCAGACGCCTTCGGAGCGCCGGGAGGCACAGGTCGCCCTCGCCAAGTTCGTCTTCCAACAGGGCGGATTTGTGAATGTGATGACAGATACGCTCCAGCAACCGCTCATGGGATCGGCCTACGAGTTGCGCAAGGAGAGCCAGCTGCCCGCGGAAAGGTTTGCGATTTGGCGGGTCAGCATGCACGAGGCGCCCTGGTTTGATGATGCTGATCTCTCGGCTCTGGTGGACTATTGCGTGATGGCCAAGTCCGTCCAGAATCTCAACCTCGCCAGCACGAACATCACCCCCGCTGGCGTAGCGCATCTGGTGAAAATGTCCGACAGCCTCACCAGCCTCAATCTAAAAGATACCCGCGGATTCTCCGCTGAGTCCATCCAGGCACTGAGCAGCCTCAAGAATCTCGAGCTCCTTAGAATCAACAGTATCGTCTCCGACCCGATGAACGTAGACGTCGGCCCCGAAATGCGGCTCATGGACCAGCTTCGGGAGGAAATACCACGGCTAAAGATCAGCGAATATTGA
- a CDS encoding HEAT repeat domain-containing protein, whose amino-acid sequence MRSLLFAAISGLLLAESLCAQDGTAKERAEIASLVEQVFKVASPDRGMGDEAQKLSEKFIKLDQRKVVEELLPLLESKKTGVAFLASYIIHECDDGAVVPGQLEALIKGYHNDGGWLPRAIASLRTEEAAEFLAREFRSNPHQGQLDSSLIWLGEKSVPFLLKGFEEADLEKEEKYLEELIRVFGEMKAKGSSALPRLLAVAESAKYDVERRKQAVLIIGAIGDAAESSFSRLIALSKHEPQFFADTVRQAIANSGSASAAPILADYVDQGNVDSIYYIAHLGPKGKSVGPRVAGWLDHEDWNARAVAVDAIAAIGYKEERQTLEKLLSSRTNWRVAYAAAQALATLGSKESIPALSAAANSHWFPFVREKAANAVKILEGEKPAPASGPHFGGGYYAEEGEAWTIASGKIPGLSSPQLREEEFSSFESRAPELAKKFLSRRDWNGEEHLRSFGGITSCPTKDGVLLGANAGEWVGGLAYIPNNGDVTMVLRENAAGIEKWQERILVAVGMYHLGMNNGLVHEVRITGGKVSVVPWFMLPGSPRAMWVSAKDQLVVECYGGTMVFSDPSTFEYHSAPRQKDN is encoded by the coding sequence ATGAGAAGCCTTCTTTTCGCAGCAATCTCCGGGTTGTTGCTCGCGGAGTCATTGTGTGCACAGGATGGGACCGCGAAGGAGCGCGCGGAGATCGCTTCTCTGGTGGAGCAGGTCTTCAAAGTGGCCAGCCCTGACCGCGGGATGGGTGACGAGGCCCAGAAGCTCTCTGAAAAATTCATCAAGCTCGACCAACGCAAGGTGGTCGAGGAACTCCTCCCCTTGCTTGAGAGCAAGAAGACAGGCGTTGCGTTTCTGGCGAGCTACATCATCCATGAGTGCGACGATGGGGCTGTCGTCCCCGGCCAGTTAGAGGCGCTCATCAAGGGGTACCACAATGATGGTGGATGGCTGCCCCGGGCTATCGCCTCACTACGGACTGAAGAAGCCGCCGAGTTTCTCGCGCGGGAGTTTAGAAGCAATCCCCATCAAGGCCAGCTCGATTCGTCGCTGATCTGGCTTGGAGAAAAGTCAGTTCCATTTTTATTGAAGGGCTTCGAAGAAGCGGATTTAGAAAAGGAAGAAAAATACCTCGAAGAACTAATTCGAGTTTTTGGTGAGATGAAGGCCAAGGGGAGCAGTGCACTCCCACGGTTGCTTGCCGTGGCAGAATCCGCGAAGTACGACGTGGAGCGCCGCAAGCAGGCTGTCCTCATCATCGGCGCGATAGGCGACGCGGCTGAGAGTTCGTTTTCGCGCTTGATTGCCTTATCCAAGCATGAACCACAGTTTTTTGCCGACACGGTTAGACAGGCAATTGCCAACAGCGGGTCAGCTTCTGCCGCTCCAATTCTGGCCGATTATGTTGACCAGGGTAACGTAGACAGCATTTACTACATCGCACATCTCGGCCCCAAAGGAAAATCCGTGGGACCGCGAGTGGCTGGCTGGCTTGATCATGAGGATTGGAACGCTCGCGCGGTAGCCGTAGACGCTATTGCGGCCATCGGGTACAAAGAGGAGCGGCAAACGCTCGAAAAACTCCTATCATCCAGGACGAATTGGAGAGTTGCCTATGCAGCCGCGCAGGCTCTGGCAACGTTGGGATCAAAGGAATCGATTCCCGCATTATCCGCTGCTGCTAATAGTCATTGGTTTCCCTTCGTGCGAGAAAAAGCTGCGAACGCCGTGAAGATCCTCGAGGGGGAAAAACCGGCGCCTGCTTCTGGTCCACACTTTGGAGGCGGCTACTATGCTGAGGAGGGGGAAGCTTGGACGATTGCTTCCGGAAAAATCCCCGGTCTCTCTTCACCGCAGCTGCGCGAGGAAGAGTTTTCCTCCTTTGAAAGTCGCGCGCCTGAACTCGCGAAGAAATTCCTGAGCCGACGTGATTGGAACGGAGAAGAACACTTGAGGAGTTTTGGCGGCATCACTTCGTGCCCGACAAAGGACGGCGTCCTGTTAGGTGCAAACGCTGGCGAATGGGTGGGCGGGTTGGCATACATTCCGAACAATGGAGACGTGACCATGGTCCTGAGAGAGAATGCTGCGGGAATTGAGAAATGGCAGGAAAGGATCCTTGTTGCCGTTGGGATGTATCATCTGGGAATGAATAATGGACTCGTCCACGAAGTGCGAATTACAGGTGGGAAGGTCAGTGTGGTGCCGTGGTTTATGCTACCCGGAAGTCCCAGAGCCATGTGGGTCTCGGCGAAGGATCAGCTCGTGGTCGAATGCTATGGCGGCACCATGGTGTTTTCTGATCCTTCCACTTTCGAGTACCATTCTGCTCCGAGGCAAAAGGACAATTGA
- a CDS encoding ROK family protein: MDSQAVTAVGVDFGGTSIKLGVCRGEELLETDAPIITGDYKEPDELIRAMAERVEKLRAKYPDIKAIGVGVPGLVDFDKGFVHVLTNVPGWHHIPLRKILGDLTGLPITVENDANAMAYAEWRYGAAKGMKNVVALTLGTGVGGGLILNEQMYRGGHFSAGEIGQMSIHFEGVSGHYGNLGALEKYVGNNQIAEHAVHRYAQAGLHREASQCTPKAIAEAAQAGDDIARQVWGEVADWLGTALASIAWLLNPDAFVIGGGVAQAGPLLFEPLEARMKSMLSTVVWEGLKLLPAKFSNESGIIGNAALAADMSKSA, encoded by the coding sequence ATGGATTCCCAGGCAGTCACAGCAGTCGGCGTCGATTTCGGCGGCACCTCCATCAAGCTGGGCGTTTGCCGCGGTGAAGAACTATTGGAGACGGATGCGCCGATCATCACGGGTGACTACAAGGAGCCCGATGAACTGATCCGTGCCATGGCCGAGCGCGTGGAGAAGCTTCGCGCGAAGTATCCTGACATCAAAGCCATCGGCGTGGGTGTTCCCGGCCTGGTGGACTTTGACAAAGGGTTTGTGCATGTGCTGACAAATGTGCCCGGATGGCATCACATCCCGCTGCGTAAGATTCTCGGTGACCTCACCGGTCTTCCCATCACCGTGGAGAACGATGCCAATGCCATGGCCTATGCCGAGTGGCGCTACGGCGCTGCCAAGGGCATGAAGAACGTGGTCGCACTTACCCTCGGCACTGGCGTGGGTGGCGGCCTGATTCTTAATGAGCAGATGTACCGCGGCGGCCACTTTTCCGCCGGTGAGATCGGGCAGATGAGCATCCATTTCGAAGGTGTCTCCGGCCACTACGGCAACCTCGGCGCCCTTGAAAAGTATGTGGGCAACAACCAGATCGCCGAGCACGCCGTGCATCGGTACGCCCAGGCAGGACTTCATCGTGAGGCTTCGCAGTGCACGCCCAAGGCCATCGCCGAGGCAGCACAAGCGGGCGATGACATCGCGCGCCAAGTTTGGGGTGAGGTGGCAGACTGGCTCGGCACGGCGCTTGCCAGCATCGCCTGGTTGTTGAACCCGGATGCCTTTGTCATCGGTGGTGGGGTGGCCCAGGCTGGCCCCTTGTTGTTTGAACCTTTGGAGGCCCGGATGAAGTCCATGCTCTCCACGGTGGTGTGGGAGGGATTGAAGCTTTTGCCCGCAAAATTCAGCAACGAATCCGGCATCATTGGCAATGCCGCGCTCGCCGCAGACATGTCGAAATCGGCGTAA
- a CDS encoding YafY family protein, which translates to MTASPPAHAKADVLSLSTSGILRHAGNCMNRIDRLTGMILLLQGQRVITAETIAEHFEISVRTVYRDLAALGEAGVPIVAEAGVGYSLMRGYHMPPIMFTEDEAAALFLSGEVAEQVADDSLRQALRAAMLKIKSVLPQEKRDYLHRLSNAVSVRLRRGSSGAKHETLLPIQDAVVKRRCLAISYDTANRGAITERIVEPLGVVFYAREWHLIAWCRLRQDVRDFRLDRIRAWRLCDETYQGHEDFSVKEFLRSNTSTEEMAPATVIVEQGVLEHFLQELPGTPVARKILADGRVHLELLAFSMEWMHYFLLRYGTMVEALEPASMRDGLRASALAVAKRYEKEAMVQEFAPI; encoded by the coding sequence GTGACAGCCTCCCCGCCTGCTCACGCGAAGGCCGATGTGCTTTCACTTTCCACCTCAGGCATTCTGCGCCACGCTGGCAACTGCATGAATCGCATCGACCGCCTCACGGGCATGATCCTGCTGCTGCAAGGGCAGCGCGTGATCACTGCGGAAACGATTGCGGAACACTTCGAGATCAGCGTGCGCACCGTGTATCGCGATCTCGCAGCACTTGGAGAAGCAGGCGTGCCGATCGTGGCAGAGGCGGGCGTGGGCTACAGTCTCATGCGCGGCTACCACATGCCGCCCATCATGTTCACCGAGGATGAAGCGGCTGCGCTTTTCCTCAGCGGTGAAGTGGCGGAACAGGTCGCGGACGATTCCCTGCGCCAGGCCCTGCGCGCAGCGATGCTCAAGATCAAATCCGTGCTGCCGCAGGAGAAGCGCGACTACCTGCACCGCCTCAGCAATGCCGTGAGCGTGCGCCTCCGCCGTGGCAGCTCCGGTGCCAAACACGAGACCCTCCTGCCCATCCAGGACGCCGTGGTGAAGCGTCGCTGCCTCGCCATCTCCTATGACACCGCCAACCGCGGCGCCATCACGGAGCGCATCGTGGAGCCGTTGGGAGTGGTGTTCTATGCGCGTGAGTGGCACCTCATCGCGTGGTGCCGGCTGCGCCAGGACGTACGGGACTTCCGCCTCGATCGCATTCGCGCATGGCGGTTGTGCGATGAAACGTATCAGGGACACGAGGATTTCTCCGTGAAGGAATTCCTCCGCTCGAACACCAGCACGGAAGAAATGGCACCGGCCACGGTGATCGTGGAGCAGGGGGTGCTGGAACATTTTCTCCAGGAACTGCCCGGCACCCCAGTGGCGCGGAAGATCCTGGCGGATGGCAGGGTGCATCTGGAGCTGCTCGCCTTCTCCATGGAGTGGATGCACTACTTCCTGCTACGCTATGGGACCATGGTAGAGGCCCTGGAACCGGCAAGCATGCGCGATGGCCTCCGCGCGTCCGCACTCGCGGTGGCGAAGCGGTACGAAAAAGAGGCGATGGTGCAGGAATTCGCACCAATCTGA
- the rpsB gene encoding 30S ribosomal protein S2 — protein MSQQLAELVEAGVHFGHQTRRWNPKMKNFIFDSRNGIHIINVEKTIDQIGEASLFLSDLARKGKRLLFVGCKRQAQEAVQEAAEACGQYYVNHRWLGGTLTNMATIRKSVARWQYLDDLPKLPEFKAMSKKEIAALNREKAKLERNLKGIRYMDGQPDAMIIVDSAREHIAVHEARRLRIPIVALVDSNANPDIVDYPIAANDDAIRSIRIILQKLIDPIIVAQAEAKSK, from the coding sequence ATGTCCCAACAACTCGCAGAACTCGTCGAAGCCGGAGTCCATTTCGGCCACCAAACCCGCCGCTGGAACCCGAAGATGAAGAATTTCATCTTCGACTCGCGCAACGGCATCCACATCATCAACGTCGAGAAGACGATTGACCAGATCGGTGAAGCCTCGCTGTTCCTCAGTGATCTCGCTCGCAAGGGCAAGCGCCTCCTTTTCGTGGGCTGCAAGCGCCAGGCTCAGGAAGCCGTGCAGGAAGCTGCCGAAGCCTGCGGCCAGTACTACGTGAATCACCGCTGGCTCGGTGGTACCCTCACGAACATGGCCACCATCCGCAAGAGCGTGGCCCGCTGGCAGTACCTTGATGATCTGCCCAAGCTCCCCGAGTTCAAGGCCATGTCCAAGAAGGAAATCGCCGCGCTGAACCGTGAAAAGGCCAAGCTCGAGCGCAACCTCAAGGGCATCCGTTACATGGACGGCCAGCCGGACGCCATGATCATCGTGGACAGCGCCCGTGAGCACATCGCCGTGCACGAAGCCCGCCGCCTTCGCATCCCGATCGTGGCTCTCGTGGACAGCAATGCGAACCCCGACATCGTGGACTATCCCATTGCGGCGAACGACGACGCCATCCGCTCCATCCGCATCATCCTGCAGAAGCTGATCGACCCGATCATCGTGGCGCAGGCCGAGGCCAAGAGCAAGTAA
- a CDS encoding VOC family protein: protein MKQNALNWFEIYTDDINKAADFYGKILAKPLSLISNDKYNMAMFPVDPDKGVGGALTQMDKCQPGAGGTVVYLNVEGDLDGVLDRISKNGGTIVQPRMDIAPHGFIGIFKDPEGNVVGLHSMV, encoded by the coding sequence ATGAAACAAAACGCGCTCAACTGGTTCGAAATCTACACCGACGACATCAACAAGGCCGCGGACTTCTACGGCAAGATCCTCGCCAAGCCGCTCTCCCTGATCTCCAACGACAAGTACAACATGGCCATGTTCCCCGTCGATCCCGACAAAGGCGTGGGCGGAGCCCTGACGCAGATGGACAAGTGCCAGCCCGGCGCCGGCGGCACGGTCGTCTATCTCAATGTCGAAGGTGACCTCGATGGTGTGCTGGATCGCATCTCGAAGAACGGCGGCACCATTGTGCAGCCGCGCATGGACATCGCCCCGCACGGCTTCATCGGAATCTTCAAGGATCCGGAAGGCAACGTTGTCGGCCTCCACAGCATGGTGTGA
- the tsf gene encoding translation elongation factor Ts, with the protein MAEITAEIVNKLRQKTNAGMMDCKKALTEAQGDLEAAETILRKKGIMKAGTKQDRATKEGIIASYIHLAGRVGVLIEVNCETDFVAKNENFQAFVKDLTLHIAAANPSYLQKEDVPQAIIDKEKEIAADQVKGKPANVVDKIVEGKISKIFSEQCLLDQAYIKDDKLTIADLIKSKIAELGENIVVRRFTRYAVGGE; encoded by the coding sequence ATGGCAGAAATCACCGCTGAAATCGTCAACAAGCTCCGTCAGAAGACCAACGCCGGCATGATGGACTGCAAGAAGGCCCTCACCGAAGCTCAAGGCGACCTCGAGGCCGCTGAGACCATTCTGCGTAAGAAGGGCATCATGAAGGCTGGCACCAAGCAGGATCGCGCCACCAAGGAAGGCATCATCGCCAGCTACATCCACCTTGCCGGCCGCGTGGGCGTGCTCATCGAGGTGAACTGCGAGACCGACTTCGTCGCCAAGAACGAAAATTTCCAGGCCTTCGTGAAGGACCTCACCCTCCACATCGCCGCCGCGAACCCCTCCTACCTCCAGAAGGAAGATGTGCCCCAGGCCATCATCGACAAGGAGAAGGAAATCGCCGCCGACCAGGTCAAGGGCAAGCCTGCCAACGTGGTCGACAAGATCGTGGAAGGCAAGATCAGCAAGATCTTCTCCGAGCAGTGCCTCCTGGACCAGGCCTACATCAAGGACGACAAGCTGACCATCGCGGACCTCATCAAGAGCAAGATCGCAGAACTCGGCGAGAACATCGTCGTGCGCCGCTTCACCCGCTATGCGGTGGGTGGAGAGTAA
- a CDS encoding DUF6263 family protein has product MKKFLLPLFVLVALHPAPAQKEVLRASWQPGKLYKQETAMEMAAAIPGSPAEQKTTMSQTIEIRVQAEPSTGNKLANFSITGVKADMEMMGQKMTYDSSDPAKSQPLLQQTFGGLLNKKFTMVFDKEDKYVETRGLEDLNANPLGQTTGMDGKQLSETIRKSFEMSLPKGPIAVGETWDIEETMDMQPISMLVKAKGKFDSVVEIDGRKHAKLLVDGTFSTPPGAASPLTLGEGSKFSGESLFDLERRVITSNKSTTDLKMQMQGQSIPMKQTVTTKTTVEDAK; this is encoded by the coding sequence ATGAAAAAGTTTCTCCTTCCCCTTTTCGTCCTGGTTGCCCTCCATCCTGCCCCGGCCCAGAAGGAGGTGCTGAGGGCAAGCTGGCAGCCCGGCAAGCTCTACAAGCAGGAAACCGCGATGGAAATGGCCGCGGCCATACCGGGCAGTCCCGCCGAGCAGAAGACGACCATGTCGCAGACCATTGAGATCCGCGTCCAGGCCGAACCCTCCACGGGAAACAAGCTGGCGAATTTCAGCATCACCGGCGTGAAGGCCGATATGGAGATGATGGGCCAGAAGATGACATATGACTCCTCAGACCCTGCCAAGTCCCAGCCCCTGCTGCAGCAGACGTTTGGCGGCCTGTTGAACAAGAAGTTCACCATGGTCTTCGACAAGGAAGACAAGTACGTCGAGACCCGGGGACTGGAAGACCTCAATGCGAATCCCCTGGGCCAGACCACCGGCATGGATGGCAAGCAGCTTTCGGAAACCATCCGCAAGTCCTTCGAGATGTCGTTGCCGAAGGGCCCGATCGCCGTGGGTGAAACCTGGGACATTGAAGAGACGATGGACATGCAACCCATCAGCATGTTGGTGAAGGCGAAGGGGAAATTTGATTCTGTAGTGGAGATCGACGGTCGCAAGCACGCCAAACTCCTGGTGGACGGCACCTTCAGCACACCTCCAGGCGCCGCCTCTCCCCTCACCCTTGGCGAAGGATCCAAGTTCAGCGGCGAGTCCCTCTTCGACCTCGAGCGTCGGGTGATCACCAGCAACAAGTCGACCACGGATCTGAAAATGCAGATGCAGGGCCAGAGTATTCCCATGAAGCAGACCGTCACCACCAAGACGACGGTGGAAGACGCGAAGTAA
- a CDS encoding type III pantothenate kinase, with translation MRSDYLLIDVGNGRTKFGLANREEIQEQRDAPTAGLSSGELDEVLQGWQFDRIVTSSVVPAATEKLKRHFSDGMLVLRHDSSLGIGITYPKPETIGADRLANAVALARLYAAPGIVIDFGTAVTFDIVDASASYVGGVIAPGLRLMTDYLHERTALLPHVDLHEPAHAIGKSTVEAILSGAAHGYRGMVRGILEALRQELGNPPDLRVIATGGDAAWIASAMPEIERVDEDLTLHGLRLVGNLHPLS, from the coding sequence ATGCGCTCGGACTACCTCCTCATCGACGTCGGCAATGGCCGCACCAAGTTTGGTCTTGCGAATCGTGAAGAGATCCAGGAACAGCGGGACGCGCCGACAGCCGGACTGTCCTCGGGCGAATTGGATGAGGTCCTGCAAGGCTGGCAGTTTGATCGCATCGTCACCTCTTCCGTCGTGCCTGCGGCTACGGAGAAGCTGAAGCGCCACTTTTCCGATGGGATGCTGGTCTTGCGCCATGACAGTTCCCTGGGCATCGGGATCACCTACCCCAAGCCGGAGACCATCGGCGCAGACCGGCTCGCAAACGCCGTCGCCCTGGCACGCCTTTACGCGGCACCCGGCATCGTCATCGACTTCGGTACGGCGGTGACGTTTGATATCGTGGACGCCAGCGCCTCGTATGTGGGCGGCGTCATTGCCCCAGGATTGCGGCTGATGACGGACTATTTGCACGAGCGCACCGCGCTGCTGCCTCATGTGGATCTCCATGAACCGGCTCACGCCATCGGCAAGTCCACTGTGGAGGCCATCCTCTCCGGCGCGGCTCATGGGTATCGCGGCATGGTACGCGGTATTCTGGAGGCCCTGCGGCAGGAACTGGGCAATCCGCCCGACCTCCGAGTCATTGCCACCGGCGGGGATGCCGCGTGGATCGCTTCTGCCATGCCTGAGATCGAGCGTGTGGATGAGGATTTGACCTTGCACGGTTTGCGACTCGTGGGAAATCTCCACCCCCTTTCCTAA
- a CDS encoding P-II family nitrogen regulator: MKKVEAIIKPFKLEDVKEALAEVGVQGMTVVEVKGFGRQKGHTEIYRGSEYTVDFLPKVKIEVVVEGDRCDTVVDAIVKAANTGKIGDGKVFVSDVVEAIRIRTGERGREAVSGN; the protein is encoded by the coding sequence ATGAAAAAAGTCGAAGCCATTATCAAACCCTTCAAACTGGAAGACGTGAAAGAAGCGCTTGCCGAAGTCGGCGTGCAAGGCATGACGGTGGTTGAAGTGAAGGGATTTGGCCGCCAGAAGGGTCACACGGAAATCTACCGCGGGAGCGAGTACACGGTGGACTTCCTGCCCAAGGTCAAGATTGAGGTGGTGGTGGAAGGCGACCGTTGCGACACCGTGGTGGACGCCATCGTGAAAGCCGCCAACACCGGCAAAATCGGTGACGGCAAAGTTTTTGTCAGTGACGTGGTCGAGGCCATCCGCATCCGCACCGGTGAGCGCGGACGCGAGGCTGTCTCTGGAAACTAG
- a CDS encoding glycosyltransferase family 4 protein: MNTPINHVSADVSPTLRSQAAGQIMASGSGVNALAATTMQKAPATKSRKKASTVTAERLQAMASVRTTPAKGRLLWVGDATVPTGFATVTHSVLQHLHQDWEVFVSGVNYNGGDHDYPYPILPAWQGGDMWGMNRFSALCEEIAPDVAIINNDWWNVAAFLDHAPKNVPILGYMPVDGAHLDPTEIRRLEGLSEAVWYTDFGYQEAVQAGFTGARHVIPHGLDGRLWQSKEKAAARARLGLNLPEDAFIVGNVNRNQPRKRLDVTIRLFAHWTKTHDIKNAWLLLHCAKKDTGWNLERVANFYGVADRLILTGPQELHQAGDTSQLQDTYNALDVQVSTTLGEGWGLTTMEGMACGIPQIVPDWAALGEWTGPAIKVPCTTELVHPEINTVGALPDETLFVEQLQALYADAALRERLSRAGSAHVRQPQFAWSAVARRFESLMLAAMQRGAAVISQSRTSSLVPAASL, from the coding sequence ATGAACACACCCATCAACCACGTGTCTGCGGATGTTTCTCCCACGCTCCGCAGCCAGGCTGCCGGCCAGATCATGGCCAGTGGTTCCGGGGTCAATGCCCTTGCTGCAACGACGATGCAGAAGGCGCCTGCCACGAAATCCCGGAAGAAGGCCTCCACCGTGACCGCAGAGCGCCTGCAGGCCATGGCTTCGGTGCGTACCACGCCGGCGAAGGGCCGCCTCTTGTGGGTGGGCGACGCCACCGTGCCCACGGGTTTTGCCACGGTGACGCACTCGGTGCTGCAGCACCTGCACCAGGATTGGGAAGTCTTCGTGTCCGGCGTGAATTACAACGGGGGCGACCACGACTACCCCTACCCCATTCTGCCTGCCTGGCAGGGTGGCGACATGTGGGGCATGAACCGCTTCTCCGCGTTGTGTGAGGAGATCGCGCCCGATGTGGCCATCATCAACAATGACTGGTGGAACGTCGCCGCCTTTCTCGATCACGCGCCCAAGAACGTGCCGATTCTCGGATACATGCCGGTCGATGGAGCGCACCTCGATCCTACGGAGATCCGCCGCCTGGAAGGACTGTCCGAGGCCGTGTGGTACACGGACTTTGGTTATCAGGAGGCCGTGCAGGCAGGCTTCACCGGCGCGCGGCACGTGATTCCCCATGGCCTGGATGGAAGGCTCTGGCAGTCCAAAGAGAAAGCCGCCGCGCGTGCGCGCCTCGGGCTGAACCTGCCGGAAGACGCCTTCATCGTGGGCAATGTGAACCGCAACCAGCCCCGCAAGCGGCTCGACGTCACCATCCGCCTCTTTGCCCACTGGACGAAGACCCACGACATCAAGAACGCATGGCTCCTGCTGCATTGCGCCAAGAAGGACACGGGCTGGAATCTGGAGCGCGTGGCGAACTTCTACGGCGTGGCCGATCGTTTGATCCTGACGGGTCCGCAGGAGCTTCATCAGGCCGGCGATACCTCACAACTCCAGGACACTTACAACGCGCTGGACGTTCAGGTCTCCACCACCCTGGGAGAAGGCTGGGGTCTCACGACCATGGAAGGCATGGCGTGTGGCATTCCCCAGATCGTGCCGGACTGGGCCGCGCTGGGTGAGTGGACGGGCCCCGCCATCAAGGTGCCCTGCACCACCGAATTGGTGCACCCGGAGATCAACACGGTCGGCGCCCTGCCGGATGAAACGCTGTTCGTCGAGCAGCTGCAGGCGCTCTATGCGGATGCCGCCCTTCGCGAGAGGCTTTCCCGCGCGGGCAGTGCTCATGTGAGGCAGCCGCAATTTGCCTGGAGTGCTGTGGCAAGGCGCTTTGAGTCGCTGATGCTCGCGGCCATGCAGAGAGGCGCTGCCGTCATCTCCCAGTCCCGCACTTCGTCTCTTGTCCCGGCAGCCAGCTTATGA